One region of Candidatus Micrarchaeum acidiphilum ARMAN-2 genomic DNA includes:
- a CDS encoding peptidase M24 yields MADIKMRLQRLFAGSAFDSAVIVNSSNKDPNFLYFTDIEGGIFENDILVLSRNRATLITSALEYGIASASARPGLEVLMADTAEKNRRELKSLLEGKTVGFNSSFMPFGYYSFIKKYGAPKRMVDAAARLGETREIKDDEEIGRIRRAIQITKKSLDQIQDYFEYGIKETQLAARFDYLMGENGAQGKAFDSIVSFGKNSALPHHMPDNTRLKPNEYVLLDVGAKYRNYCADITRTFVFKPDKKSARYKRMERIYDTVKRAQDIGFRILKDGADGSSAQRAVEDYIDHAAHGAYKGMFIHSLGHQIGIEVHDGIGMSRAQKILRSGMVVSDEPGIYVKGFGGVRIEDDVLITKSGAKML; encoded by the coding sequence ATGGCTGATATCAAAATGAGGCTGCAGCGCCTTTTTGCGGGCTCAGCATTCGATTCCGCCGTAATAGTGAACAGCTCCAACAAGGACCCTAACTTCTTGTATTTTACAGACATTGAAGGCGGGATATTCGAGAATGATATCCTAGTGCTTTCAAGGAACCGGGCTACTTTGATCACAAGTGCATTGGAGTATGGCATTGCCTCGGCAAGTGCAAGGCCCGGGCTCGAAGTGCTTATGGCGGACACTGCCGAGAAGAACAGAAGAGAGCTAAAAAGCCTTCTTGAAGGGAAAACGGTCGGTTTCAACAGCTCATTCATGCCGTTCGGATATTATTCCTTCATAAAAAAATACGGGGCGCCTAAAAGAATGGTTGACGCCGCCGCAAGACTTGGAGAGACAAGGGAGATAAAGGACGACGAGGAAATAGGCAGGATAAGGCGCGCGATACAGATAACAAAGAAATCGCTGGACCAGATTCAGGATTATTTCGAATACGGCATCAAGGAGACGCAGCTTGCCGCGAGATTTGATTACTTGATGGGAGAAAACGGGGCGCAGGGAAAGGCGTTTGACAGCATAGTCTCTTTCGGTAAAAATTCTGCTCTGCCGCACCACATGCCCGACAACACCAGGCTCAAGCCTAACGAGTATGTTTTGCTTGATGTGGGGGCCAAGTACAGGAATTACTGCGCGGACATAACGCGCACATTCGTGTTCAAGCCGGATAAGAAGTCTGCACGATACAAACGCATGGAGCGGATTTATGATACGGTAAAGCGCGCCCAGGACATAGGCTTCAGGATTCTGAAGGACGGCGCAGACGGAAGCTCTGCGCAGCGTGCAGTTGAGGACTACATAGACCATGCTGCGCACGGCGCGTATAAGGGTATGTTTATACACAGCCTGGGCCACCAGATAGGGATAGAGGTGCACGACGGCATAGGCATGTCAAGGGCGCAAAAAATACTAAGGAGCGGCATGGTAGTAAGCGACGAGCCTGGCATTTATGTCAAGGGCTTCGGAGGCGTCCGGATAGAAGACGACGTGCTTATAACAAAGAGCGGGGCAAAAATGCTATGA
- a CDS encoding AAA ATPase — protein MDDFEIISNSRALSASLPIVRMSEPVFDGKDLDEGVYLGNTKIYGMPFLLNTGKLVNPHIAAVGMSGSGKTFLLKSLISSYVIDLGYNAIALDWSGEYADLFRSLGGKVWKVGRGSGIGLVGMYCRNPVRLCAEMEWILTDLYGLDGADVREVKDVIGMPRRGPISLDGIIDGLRSFGSGGVNTAAKLGAAERGCILPGGSGFRLNRVFDGACTVDLSGIASGSERVAAGKLLVNAISDAMHSRSISDRTDTLLVLDEAWKLCDHRALNELLRESRKYGISVVLATQQAMDMNAEALSNIGCCFVFKLNRMDGGSAEFSERIGSNIEAAGNLGRGSCIVSMARRDSEARDNFILARVI, from the coding sequence ATGGATGACTTCGAAATAATTTCCAACAGCAGGGCTCTTTCGGCATCCCTGCCGATTGTGCGCATGTCTGAACCTGTCTTCGACGGCAAAGACCTTGACGAGGGAGTTTATCTAGGCAATACAAAGATATACGGAATGCCATTCTTGCTCAATACAGGCAAGCTTGTAAATCCGCACATAGCAGCGGTTGGCATGAGCGGTTCTGGAAAGACATTCTTGCTTAAATCGCTAATATCCAGCTATGTGATAGACCTTGGATATAATGCCATAGCTTTGGATTGGAGCGGAGAATATGCAGACCTTTTCAGGTCTTTAGGCGGCAAGGTGTGGAAGGTGGGCCGCGGCTCCGGAATTGGGCTGGTTGGCATGTACTGCAGGAACCCTGTTCGGCTTTGCGCGGAGATGGAATGGATTTTAACCGACCTTTACGGGCTTGATGGCGCTGATGTAAGAGAGGTAAAAGACGTGATTGGCATGCCACGCAGGGGGCCGATTTCGCTTGACGGCATTATAGACGGCCTTCGCAGCTTCGGAAGCGGTGGCGTGAACACCGCGGCAAAGCTCGGTGCGGCCGAAAGGGGATGCATATTGCCGGGCGGAAGCGGATTTAGACTCAACAGAGTATTTGATGGTGCATGCACGGTTGATCTCTCAGGCATAGCGAGCGGAAGCGAAAGGGTTGCGGCAGGAAAGCTTCTGGTTAATGCTATATCTGACGCAATGCATTCCAGAAGCATCTCGGACCGCACCGACACGCTTCTTGTGCTGGATGAGGCATGGAAACTCTGCGACCATCGCGCGCTAAACGAGCTGCTCAGGGAAAGCAGAAAATACGGGATTTCAGTTGTCCTGGCTACTCAGCAGGCAATGGACATGAACGCAGAGGCGCTTTCGAACATAGGATGCTGTTTTGTATTCAAACTTAACAGGATGGATGGCGGCTCTGCAGAGTTCTCGGAAAGGATAGGCTCGAATATCGAGGCTGCAGGAAATCTTGGAAGGGGAAGCTGCATAGTGTCTATGGCGCGCCGCGACTCTGAGGCTCGCGACAATTTCATTCTTGCAAGGGTCATTTGA
- a CDS encoding isoleucyl-tRNA synthetase → MLDINSREEEILGFWESSKVYEKIKEANKSGKKYYFLDGPPYVTGSLGSYHIWVETVKDAVLRYKRYKGFFVHDRAGFDVHGLPIEHKVESNLKLKSKDDIEKGIGIAKFIAECKEYADLQIASAVKTYKRFGSSLDFKNVYLPYKNEYIDKAWRAIAAMHKKGLLYRGKASLAYCPHCETVLSSQGPEIEYADTTDPSMFVKFEVIDRPDGGLEISDSTYLVIWTTTPWTIPSNIAVAANPDAIYVFASSGTEHYIVAKDRLDLFIESVGKSMVVEKEVYGAELRGLHYKNPLEQKIKMQKEFRKYHKVLLSKSLVSLGEGTGLVHIAPGHGPEDYRLGVESKLPIFSPVDQHARYTEDAGAFAGLAVPEEANKAVINALKEAGALLFLGSITHSYPHCWRCNSKLIFRATDQWFINIKKIKARTVRENRKVKWHPQAAQKWQEETLENSPDWCISRQRYWGTPIPIWECHKCGNIEVIGSAEELKKVADLQAVPQDLHKPHIDRITFKCRKCEGVMHRVPDIFDVWYDSGVAHTASLSEGEFKKLFPADWITESRDQIRGWFSVLLRTSVAMYGKSPFKEVTIGGIIFDELGREMHRHLGNVMLAEDMLSVISADGFRVWCLSKPRWQDIKLKRKDLQEANNNIITMYNIAELAKEMASLSGIDPKEVKRPRLSNAPPEDVWIVSKLNSLVEYTTYNMDRYEIDASINAIRNFIIEDLSRFYLKLLKKRTESSSKAELRMAANNFLYVLRNTLIVSSIAMPFSAEYIYRELFSKTGQSIFLERWPKPSGKQVNKTAEGDFEVAKEISSAILAIREKEGVKLRQPINSATVETASDAVVASLERLSGLIESYANIKALKIVKSSSSTKEIRPAFQRIGPDFKESANAVAEAIKTADPDVLLSEIDRSGHYQLHTESGTFSIGPEHFVVLEKPAAEGSMRTRYGTISIDSKITEALKEELFVREIIRAVQSMRKELGMKKTESIGLGIILDAGSSEMVSKRLGEIKSIVRAKTARILDSRDKIKEKIELSKSVSLDNINVELCVIRQGKTQDQEN, encoded by the coding sequence ATGTTGGATATAAATTCCAGGGAAGAAGAGATTCTGGGGTTCTGGGAAAGCTCTAAAGTTTACGAGAAGATAAAGGAGGCAAACAAGTCCGGCAAAAAGTATTACTTTCTAGACGGTCCGCCATACGTGACCGGCAGCCTTGGCAGCTACCACATATGGGTCGAGACGGTAAAGGACGCAGTATTAAGGTACAAAAGGTACAAGGGCTTCTTTGTGCACGACAGAGCCGGTTTTGACGTGCATGGCCTGCCCATCGAGCACAAGGTCGAGAGCAATCTAAAGCTGAAGTCGAAAGACGACATAGAAAAGGGCATAGGCATAGCAAAGTTCATAGCCGAATGCAAGGAATACGCCGACCTGCAGATCGCATCTGCCGTAAAAACCTACAAGAGATTCGGTTCTTCACTTGACTTCAAGAATGTGTACCTGCCATACAAAAACGAATACATAGACAAGGCGTGGAGGGCTATAGCCGCAATGCACAAAAAAGGCCTGCTCTACAGAGGCAAGGCGTCCTTGGCGTACTGTCCCCACTGCGAAACCGTGCTTTCCTCGCAGGGCCCTGAAATAGAATATGCCGACACCACAGATCCATCGATGTTTGTAAAGTTCGAGGTAATCGACAGGCCGGATGGCGGCCTAGAAATCAGCGACAGTACCTACCTGGTCATATGGACTACTACTCCATGGACCATCCCATCCAACATTGCGGTCGCGGCCAATCCAGATGCGATATATGTGTTCGCGAGTTCCGGCACAGAGCACTACATAGTAGCAAAGGACAGGCTTGACCTGTTTATAGAATCCGTAGGCAAGAGCATGGTGGTAGAAAAGGAAGTATACGGCGCGGAGCTGCGCGGCCTGCACTACAAGAATCCGCTGGAGCAGAAAATAAAGATGCAGAAGGAATTCAGGAAATATCACAAGGTGCTGCTTAGCAAATCCCTGGTCTCCCTGGGCGAAGGCACCGGCCTTGTGCACATAGCGCCAGGCCACGGCCCCGAGGACTACCGCCTTGGCGTAGAATCAAAACTGCCGATATTTTCTCCAGTGGACCAGCATGCGCGCTATACTGAGGACGCGGGCGCCTTCGCCGGCCTGGCTGTACCTGAAGAGGCGAACAAGGCCGTAATAAATGCATTGAAGGAAGCAGGGGCGCTGCTCTTCCTTGGAAGCATAACCCACAGCTATCCTCACTGCTGGAGATGCAATTCAAAGCTGATATTCCGGGCCACCGACCAGTGGTTCATAAACATAAAGAAAATAAAGGCAAGGACTGTGCGTGAAAACAGGAAGGTGAAATGGCATCCGCAGGCCGCGCAGAAGTGGCAAGAGGAGACGCTGGAAAATTCGCCCGACTGGTGCATATCACGGCAAAGGTACTGGGGTACTCCAATCCCGATATGGGAATGCCACAAATGCGGAAACATTGAGGTAATAGGCTCGGCAGAGGAGCTCAAAAAAGTTGCGGACCTGCAAGCCGTGCCGCAGGACCTGCATAAACCGCACATCGACAGGATAACGTTCAAATGCAGAAAATGCGAAGGCGTAATGCACCGCGTACCGGACATATTCGACGTATGGTACGATTCCGGGGTAGCGCATACTGCAAGCCTTTCCGAGGGGGAGTTCAAGAAGCTGTTTCCGGCAGACTGGATCACAGAAAGCCGAGACCAGATACGCGGATGGTTTTCTGTGCTGCTGAGGACTTCGGTTGCGATGTATGGCAAATCGCCATTCAAGGAGGTAACCATAGGCGGAATAATATTCGATGAACTCGGCAGGGAGATGCACAGGCACCTCGGCAACGTGATGCTCGCGGAAGACATGCTGTCTGTAATCTCTGCTGATGGATTCAGGGTATGGTGCCTTAGCAAGCCACGCTGGCAGGATATAAAGCTCAAGCGCAAGGACCTCCAGGAGGCGAACAACAACATAATAACCATGTACAACATAGCTGAGCTTGCGAAGGAGATGGCGAGCTTGTCGGGAATAGATCCCAAAGAGGTTAAAAGGCCACGGCTCTCAAACGCGCCTCCGGAAGACGTCTGGATAGTGTCAAAGCTGAATTCTCTTGTAGAATATACAACATACAACATGGACAGATACGAAATAGACGCGTCAATAAATGCGATCAGGAATTTCATAATAGAAGACCTGAGCAGGTTCTACCTGAAACTGCTCAAAAAGCGCACAGAGTCCTCAAGCAAGGCCGAGCTGCGCATGGCAGCGAACAACTTCCTTTATGTATTGAGGAATACTCTTATAGTGTCTTCAATAGCGATGCCGTTCTCCGCAGAATACATATACAGGGAGCTGTTTTCAAAGACCGGCCAAAGCATATTCCTCGAAAGGTGGCCGAAACCCTCAGGTAAGCAGGTCAACAAGACCGCAGAGGGCGACTTCGAAGTTGCAAAGGAGATATCCAGCGCAATCCTGGCAATACGCGAAAAGGAAGGCGTGAAGCTGCGTCAGCCCATAAATTCGGCAACAGTCGAGACTGCCAGCGACGCAGTAGTGGCATCCCTGGAAAGGCTGTCAGGCCTAATCGAGTCGTACGCAAATATAAAAGCACTAAAGATAGTAAAGTCCTCATCTTCTACAAAGGAAATAAGGCCCGCATTCCAAAGAATAGGCCCGGACTTCAAGGAATCCGCAAACGCAGTGGCCGAGGCGATAAAGACCGCGGATCCGGACGTCCTGCTCTCCGAGATCGACAGGAGCGGACATTACCAGCTGCACACCGAAAGCGGAACGTTCTCTATAGGTCCGGAGCATTTTGTAGTCCTGGAAAAGCCTGCCGCAGAGGGCTCAATGCGCACCAGATACGGCACAATAAGCATAGACTCCAAGATCACCGAGGCGCTGAAGGAGGAGCTTTTTGTCAGGGAGATAATAAGAGCTGTGCAGTCGATGAGAAAGGAACTGGGAATGAAAAAGACCGAGAGCATAGGCCTTGGCATAATCTTAGATGCCGGATCAAGTGAAATGGTATCAAAGCGTCTGGGCGAGATAAAATCGATAGTGAGGGCAAAGACTGCACGAATTCTAGATTCGAGGGACAAAATAAAGGAAAAGATAGAGCTTTCAAAGTCGGTCAGCTTGGATAACATAAACGTCGAGCTCTGCGTAATCAGGCAGGGCAAGACGCAAGACCAAGAAAACTAG
- a CDS encoding peptidase M50, translating into MSGMRMNIPLKTEIKEILVADIVLIIAFSLTLVGGIFGAGSSIGLEKLLILMPIMAVAVTLSFVLHELMHKFSAQHYGAIAAFRTSKMGLGITLITGIFGFLLGIPGATVIYASNFTRRENGIVSLAGPLTNFTVFAVVLAIYRLVPLPPYFALMAEITLFISILLAFFNMLPINPLDGSKVLAWNKEVYMVAMGVIFVLTGLSYYLLFGNIYAMLEEVVFMIFIAFIFSMFYRGMF; encoded by the coding sequence ATGTCCGGAATGCGAATGAACATACCATTGAAAACAGAGATAAAGGAGATACTGGTAGCCGATATAGTCCTGATAATAGCGTTCAGCCTGACGCTCGTTGGCGGGATCTTCGGCGCTGGAAGCAGCATCGGCCTCGAGAAGCTGCTGATCCTGATGCCGATCATGGCCGTCGCAGTCACGCTGAGCTTCGTGCTTCATGAGCTCATGCACAAGTTCTCCGCTCAGCACTACGGTGCAATCGCGGCTTTCAGGACCTCAAAAATGGGCCTAGGGATAACCCTTATAACTGGAATTTTCGGCTTTCTCCTCGGGATACCCGGCGCCACCGTAATATATGCAAGCAACTTTACAAGAAGGGAGAACGGCATAGTATCTCTTGCCGGGCCCCTTACTAATTTTACGGTTTTCGCAGTCGTCCTTGCAATATACCGGCTGGTACCCCTGCCTCCATACTTCGCGCTTATGGCGGAAATAACGCTGTTTATAAGCATACTGCTGGCATTCTTCAACATGCTTCCGATAAACCCGCTTGATGGAAGCAAGGTGCTGGCATGGAACAAGGAGGTATACATGGTCGCAATGGGAGTCATATTCGTGCTTACCGGGCTTTCGTATTACCTGCTTTTCGGAAACATATACGCGATGCTCGAGGAGGTGGTCTTCATGATATTCATAGCGTTCATATTCTCAATGTTCTATCGCGGCATGTTTTGA
- a CDS encoding RNA modification enzyme, MiaB family: protein MQTYIKTYGCTLNQADSDIINSVLDSANIGQAESMQDADVIIVNTCTVKNPTEQKISDLLKKLESEKRKVLVTGCMAAANPDIISNASPSASIVTISNLEDMPDAVSRTASGERVVMSSLQKRDRLASFKPRQGPVARIPVSDGCMSSCSFCETKFARSALNSFSEDLILNAVKYSVKSGAVEIDITSQDIGAYGADRKSNIALLMEKISRIEGFFKVRIGMLNPERLAGYINEFASALGNEKFYKFAHLPLQSGSDSVLKSMRRNYTVDQYLEFVDVLRSYVPGISIETDMIVGYPTETDEDFTNSIEVLKSFRPDVTNISRFGARRHTAAHKMKQLDQTLIKERSSEMYSAVRGIQHGINGKFVGQRITALMTESTGVSINGRTDSYKQVVLRGASSDLIGKLINVSVHSATANALYCSVA, encoded by the coding sequence ATGCAAACATATATAAAAACTTATGGCTGCACGCTGAACCAGGCGGATAGCGACATAATAAATTCGGTGCTGGATTCCGCAAACATCGGGCAAGCGGAGTCGATGCAGGACGCGGACGTTATTATAGTAAACACGTGCACGGTAAAGAATCCCACAGAGCAGAAAATATCCGATTTACTGAAGAAGCTGGAAAGCGAGAAGAGGAAGGTCCTGGTTACCGGCTGCATGGCGGCAGCCAATCCCGACATAATATCCAATGCCTCGCCAAGCGCATCCATAGTCACCATAAGCAACCTTGAGGACATGCCTGATGCCGTATCGCGCACGGCATCCGGAGAACGAGTCGTCATGTCCTCGCTGCAGAAGCGCGACAGGCTTGCCAGTTTCAAGCCCAGGCAGGGTCCCGTGGCGCGCATACCTGTAAGCGACGGATGCATGAGCAGCTGCTCATTCTGCGAGACAAAGTTCGCGAGAAGCGCGCTAAACAGCTTTTCAGAGGACCTGATACTGAACGCCGTAAAATACAGCGTGAAGTCCGGCGCAGTTGAGATAGACATAACCTCTCAGGACATCGGCGCATACGGTGCGGACAGGAAGAGCAACATAGCTTTGCTAATGGAAAAGATATCGCGCATCGAAGGCTTTTTCAAGGTCAGGATAGGCATGCTAAATCCTGAAAGGCTTGCCGGATACATAAACGAATTCGCCTCCGCCCTAGGCAATGAGAAATTCTACAAATTTGCGCACCTTCCACTACAGTCAGGAAGCGATTCTGTGCTCAAGTCAATGAGAAGGAACTACACTGTCGATCAGTACCTCGAATTCGTTGACGTACTGCGCTCATACGTGCCCGGCATAAGCATAGAAACCGACATGATAGTAGGATATCCAACAGAAACGGACGAGGATTTCACTAATAGCATTGAAGTTCTGAAAAGCTTCAGGCCTGACGTGACAAACATATCCAGGTTCGGTGCAAGGCGCCACACCGCCGCACACAAAATGAAGCAGCTGGATCAGACTCTTATAAAGGAAAGAAGCTCCGAGATGTACAGCGCCGTGCGCGGCATACAGCACGGCATAAACGGGAAATTCGTAGGGCAGCGCATTACCGCGCTGATGACCGAATCAACCGGAGTTTCGATAAATGGAAGGACCGACTCGTACAAGCAAGTGGTGCTGCGCGGTGCAAGCAGCGATTTAATTGGCAAGCTTATAAATGTAAGCGTGCATTCTGCTACTGCAAATGCGCTTTACTGCTCCGTAGCCTGA
- a CDS encoding glutamyl-tRNA(Gln) amidotransferase, subunit D, protein MYSEKIRDLLEREGIDTGDTVEFEKGKTKIIGTLMPNTEANGEDILVIKLANGYNVGVSFLGSRLKLVKKGSGNFDFPKAAMAQDSRLPKISLIYTGGTIGSKIDYKTGGVYMLLKPEELLYEIPELSKIARISVAKLFSMSSEDMSYREWQAIAERVASEINNGARGVVVTIGTDTMHYASAALSFMLQDLNAPVVLTGSQRSSDRGSSDAFMNIICATTIAATSDIAEVGICMHDSSSDSRCSFIRGTKARKMHTSRRDAFRAINDKPIAYVDINGNLSYNNDYRRVNRNQKKAVSAVTGYSSKVAMVKAYPDADPSILKFYEDKDYDGIIIEGTGLGHVPVAPSSKEMSWLPWIKSAADKGVIVGITSQCIYGRVNRSVYRNLRLISSAGAVYCEDMTAETAYVKLSWLIKNYGKEKAREMLPNNLRGEITSRTRFETFMV, encoded by the coding sequence ATGTATTCCGAAAAAATACGCGATTTGTTGGAAAGGGAGGGCATAGATACCGGAGACACAGTCGAATTCGAGAAAGGCAAAACAAAAATAATCGGAACGCTGATGCCTAACACGGAAGCAAATGGCGAGGACATTCTGGTAATAAAGCTTGCCAACGGATACAACGTCGGCGTATCATTTTTGGGATCCAGGCTCAAGCTCGTCAAAAAAGGCTCCGGCAATTTCGACTTCCCCAAGGCGGCCATGGCCCAGGATTCCAGGCTCCCGAAGATATCGCTGATATACACCGGCGGCACAATAGGCAGCAAGATAGACTACAAAACCGGCGGCGTGTACATGCTGCTCAAGCCGGAGGAGCTGCTATACGAAATACCGGAGCTTTCCAAAATCGCGAGAATATCGGTTGCAAAGCTCTTCAGCATGTCCAGCGAGGACATGTCATACAGGGAATGGCAGGCCATAGCGGAAAGGGTGGCATCTGAGATAAACAACGGCGCAAGGGGGGTCGTGGTAACGATAGGCACCGACACAATGCACTACGCATCCGCCGCGCTGAGCTTCATGCTGCAGGATCTTAACGCCCCGGTTGTCCTGACCGGATCCCAGAGAAGCAGCGACAGAGGCTCAAGCGACGCCTTCATGAACATAATTTGCGCTACAACCATAGCTGCAACGTCGGACATAGCCGAGGTCGGCATATGCATGCACGATTCAAGCTCGGATTCCAGGTGCTCATTCATACGCGGTACAAAGGCGAGGAAGATGCATACCTCCAGGAGGGATGCATTCAGGGCAATAAATGACAAGCCCATAGCATACGTCGATATCAATGGAAATTTATCCTACAACAACGACTACAGGAGAGTGAACCGCAATCAAAAGAAAGCAGTTTCGGCAGTGACAGGATACAGCAGCAAGGTCGCCATGGTAAAGGCGTATCCCGACGCAGATCCATCCATACTGAAATTTTACGAAGACAAAGATTACGATGGCATAATAATAGAAGGCACAGGCCTCGGCCACGTTCCTGTAGCGCCGTCTTCCAAGGAGATGTCATGGCTGCCCTGGATAAAATCAGCAGCGGACAAAGGCGTTATAGTGGGAATAACCTCGCAGTGCATATACGGCAGGGTGAACCGCAGCGTTTACAGGAATCTCAGGCTGATAAGCTCCGCTGGCGCGGTGTATTGCGAAGACATGACTGCCGAGACGGCATATGTAAAGCTTTCCTGGCTAATCAAGAACTACGGAAAAGAAAAGGCGAGGGAGATGCTGCCGAACAACCTTCGCGGCGAGATAACCTCGCGCACAAGGTTTGAAACTTTCATGGTGTAG
- a CDS encoding aspartyl-tRNA(Asn) amidotransferase, B subunit, translated as MQEAKAQANQKANGEKNDSFFEGIGFKCGLEVHQRLLTSEKLFCGCSAGQDQDSELYTIERYQRAVAGELGSLDRAALFEELKKKKFIYHIFDRKTCLVDIDEEPPKEMNADALSIAISVASALNMHILDELEPMRKEVVDGSNPTAFQRTTVVGIDGFLDVGGSRIDIPMLSLEEESSGIRASSDSEIAYDTDRVGIPLVEIDTGPTIKSPTEAKAVALYIGMLLRLTMRVQRGIGTIRQDVNVSVRGGARIEIKGLQDLDNMDKFVENEVSRQLALIEISKELARRKATVDEDIVDVSGVFKGTKAKILSQTPGSAIIAIGLRGFKGMLGKEVNPGRRLGTEISDYAKMGGVKGLMHGDENLAGYGISDSEIAELEKQLSISEKDSFMLIAARHETAYKSMAVAAERARQAIKGVPEETRAAINDGKFQTRFIRPLPGGARMYPETDARPVRITDKLLGAAEASAPSVEREMQKLESELKSRELARQLLMSPRLPVYKAVTTETKADKEFVANFLIQKLTELRRSGVNIDNVSEGQIVGIFALYASRGLTKNGVEEVFKLSASGKTGTASELAEENGLKRISGERLKKLVAEASAGSKRPESELIKEIMSRYRLVVDGQEVRDVISGHDKSPHKGAS; from the coding sequence ATGCAGGAAGCAAAAGCGCAGGCAAATCAAAAGGCCAATGGCGAGAAAAACGACTCCTTCTTTGAGGGCATAGGCTTCAAATGCGGACTAGAGGTGCATCAAAGGCTGCTCACATCGGAAAAGCTTTTCTGCGGTTGTTCAGCAGGGCAGGATCAAGACAGCGAGCTGTACACAATAGAAAGGTACCAACGGGCCGTTGCGGGCGAGCTGGGCTCGCTTGACAGGGCAGCCCTCTTCGAAGAGCTAAAGAAGAAGAAATTCATATACCACATATTTGACAGGAAAACCTGCCTGGTGGACATCGACGAGGAACCGCCAAAGGAGATGAACGCAGATGCTCTTTCGATAGCAATTTCAGTGGCGTCCGCACTGAACATGCACATACTGGACGAACTCGAGCCCATGCGCAAGGAGGTTGTCGACGGAAGCAATCCAACCGCATTCCAAAGGACAACGGTTGTCGGGATAGATGGGTTTTTAGACGTGGGGGGAAGCAGGATAGACATCCCGATGCTTTCGCTAGAGGAGGAGTCTTCTGGCATAAGGGCGTCATCAGATTCTGAAATAGCCTACGACACAGACAGGGTAGGCATACCTCTTGTAGAGATAGATACCGGCCCCACAATAAAATCACCGACCGAGGCGAAGGCCGTTGCATTGTACATAGGCATGCTGCTTAGGCTTACAATGCGCGTTCAGAGGGGCATAGGCACAATAAGGCAGGACGTAAACGTGTCAGTCAGAGGCGGCGCAAGGATAGAAATAAAAGGCCTGCAGGACCTGGACAACATGGACAAGTTCGTCGAAAATGAGGTTTCAAGGCAGCTGGCCTTGATAGAAATATCAAAGGAACTAGCTCGCAGAAAGGCAACTGTTGACGAAGATATAGTGGACGTGTCAGGTGTATTCAAAGGCACAAAGGCAAAGATTCTGTCGCAGACACCTGGCAGTGCAATAATAGCCATAGGGCTAAGAGGATTCAAGGGCATGCTCGGCAAAGAGGTAAATCCAGGCAGGCGCCTGGGCACCGAAATCAGCGACTATGCAAAGATGGGCGGGGTAAAAGGGCTAATGCACGGAGACGAGAACCTGGCAGGATACGGCATTTCGGATTCGGAGATCGCCGAGCTGGAAAAGCAGCTTTCTATTTCTGAAAAGGATTCTTTCATGCTCATAGCCGCAAGGCACGAGACTGCATACAAGTCCATGGCTGTGGCGGCTGAACGGGCCCGCCAGGCAATAAAAGGGGTCCCGGAGGAGACGCGCGCAGCCATAAACGACGGCAAGTTCCAGACAAGGTTCATAAGGCCGCTTCCCGGGGGCGCCAGGATGTATCCCGAAACTGACGCCAGGCCGGTAAGGATAACTGACAAGCTACTTGGGGCTGCCGAGGCGTCTGCGCCAAGCGTAGAGCGGGAGATGCAGAAGCTTGAATCAGAACTCAAAAGCAGGGAACTTGCCAGGCAGCTGCTTATGTCGCCGAGACTTCCGGTCTACAAGGCAGTAACCACGGAGACCAAGGCCGACAAAGAATTTGTCGCGAACTTTCTGATCCAAAAGCTAACCGAGCTGCGCAGGTCTGGAGTGAACATCGACAACGTCTCAGAAGGCCAGATTGTGGGCATATTCGCGCTTTATGCATCGCGCGGGCTCACAAAGAACGGCGTAGAAGAAGTGTTCAAGCTTTCCGCATCCGGCAAAACAGGAACTGCAAGCGAGCTTGCTGAGGAGAACGGGTTGAAAAGGATATCCGGCGAAAGACTCAAGAAGCTTGTGGCAGAGGCTTCTGCCGGATCAAAGAGGCCCGAATCCGAACTGATAAAGGAGATAATGTCCAGGTACCGCCTTGTGGTAGACGGTCAGGAAGTGCGTGATGTCATAAGCGGGCACGACAAAAGCCCACACAAGGGCGCTTCATAG